TCAAGATCGGCACCGATGCAGACGAAGTTGTTGAAGGCAGCACAGAAATCGTGGCGTATTATCGAAACCACGTCGCAAGCACTGAGGATTTCAGCATCAAGTTTATTAATTTTGACGTACAGGAACGCGACAATGTCGCGTGGTTCTACACACGACAAGTCTGGAAGCTCAAATGGCAAGGCACACCAGAGGAATTCGTGATGCGGATGACAGGTGTTTTGGAAAAAGTAGATGACGCGTGGAAGTTCGCGCAGATCCACGCCTCAATCGGGGCATCAACAACGGAGGACGCATTGTGATAACTCTTTCTAAAGAAATTCAAAAAGCGATCAAGGACGCTCAGGAGGATCCTGTACGGTTAGTGGATCCAGAAACAAAAGCGGAATATGTTGTGTTACCTGTTGAAACATTTGAACGGATGCGAAAAGGTGTATACTACGACGACGGTCCAATAACAGAAGAGGAACAAACTGCCTTACTCGTTGAAATGGGACTCAGTATTGGTTGGGATGATCCAGAGATGGACGTTTACAACGACATGGTTCCTCGGAGGGATGATGAAAGTTCAACGC
This region of Candidatus Poribacteria bacterium genomic DNA includes:
- a CDS encoding nuclear transport factor 2 family protein, with amino-acid sequence MRSQEFMMPNAHDTVTSYFDALVARDAETLIEMMLPATHYVKIGTDADEVVEGSTEIVAYYRNHVASTEDFSIKFINFDVQERDNVAWFYTRQVWKLKWQGTPEEFVMRMTGVLEKVDDAWKFAQIHASIGASTTEDAL